From Deinococcota bacterium, one genomic window encodes:
- a CDS encoding glycosyltransferase family 4 protein, translated as MKVCICSEYFAPDMGSTGKVLYELAAQLAETHPDLQLEVVSSDRQYRSAHDAKQEELEGVSVSRLRTLKLNRDVPAQRLFGDLLFSLSVFFYFLFRKKPDVILVVTNPFVLPLAPWLLKRFFKVPYLYLIHDLYPDIALVVGVTSENSAMTKIFRRLQRQWLNAADRVIVLGRCMQDVIMRNYNVADDRIAVITNWADHETIQPLTKNTKDTPFRVKHGLCGFMALYSGNLGLFHDFDTMLDAAKRLKQVKPEITVVIVGEGRAKEYIAHRIETEALCNVRLLPLVPEGELVELLSSADVSVVTLSSGAEGLAVPLKFYNILAVARPVIAVMSPSSEISRVLAEHECGIQVDQGDVENFIGAVTSLAAVQERTATMGQNARRALEQEFTLAHVVAKYHDLLKEITASR; from the coding sequence AAGTGTGTATCTGCAGCGAGTACTTTGCGCCCGATATGGGCTCGACGGGCAAGGTATTATACGAACTGGCAGCCCAGCTTGCGGAAACTCATCCCGACCTTCAACTCGAGGTGGTTTCTAGCGATAGACAGTATAGAAGTGCCCATGACGCCAAGCAGGAGGAGCTCGAAGGCGTATCTGTGTCGCGTCTACGGACCTTAAAGCTGAACAGGGATGTGCCGGCACAACGCCTTTTTGGTGATCTTCTGTTCAGCCTGTCGGTGTTCTTTTATTTCTTATTCCGTAAAAAACCCGACGTCATTCTTGTTGTAACCAATCCTTTTGTTTTGCCTTTGGCGCCTTGGTTGCTAAAACGCTTTTTCAAGGTGCCTTATCTGTACTTGATCCACGATCTCTATCCCGATATTGCACTTGTCGTAGGTGTTACCTCGGAAAATAGTGCGATGACCAAGATCTTTAGGAGGCTCCAGCGCCAGTGGCTCAATGCTGCTGACAGGGTGATCGTATTGGGTCGCTGCATGCAAGACGTGATCATGCGCAACTATAACGTAGCTGACGACCGCATCGCAGTCATCACGAACTGGGCAGATCATGAGACCATACAACCCTTAACCAAGAACACGAAGGACACACCGTTTCGGGTAAAGCATGGTTTGTGCGGTTTTATGGCTTTATACTCGGGCAATTTGGGGCTGTTTCATGATTTTGACACTATGTTGGACGCTGCCAAACGGCTGAAGCAGGTAAAGCCGGAGATAACCGTCGTCATTGTGGGCGAAGGAAGAGCAAAAGAATATATAGCTCACCGCATTGAAACTGAAGCTCTTTGCAATGTCCGGCTGTTACCCCTCGTTCCGGAGGGCGAACTCGTCGAGCTTCTGTCATCTGCGGATGTCTCTGTGGTAACGCTTAGCTCGGGTGCGGAGGGTTTGGCTGTACCTCTAAAGTTCTATAATATTCTAGCGGTGGCAAGACCGGTCATCGCTGTTATGTCGCCTTCTTCCGAAATTAGCCGCGTCTTGGCGGAGCATGAATGCGGGATTCAAGTCGACCAGGGAGACGTTGAAAACTTTATTGGGGCGGTGACAAGTCTAGCCGCGGTACAAGAGAGGACGGCGACGATGGGGCAAAACGCACGT